Proteins found in one Panthera tigris isolate Pti1 chromosome B3, P.tigris_Pti1_mat1.1, whole genome shotgun sequence genomic segment:
- the LOC102968682 gene encoding olfactory receptor 4L1-like — translation MDLKNGSVVTEFILLGFSGQWELRIFFFVTFSLIYSATVLGNVLIMVTVTFSSTLHSPMYFLLGNLSFLDMCLSTVTTPKMITDLLSEHKIISIWGCMTQMFFMHFFGGAEMTLLIAMAFDRYVAICKPLHYRKIMSHRLLSGFMILSWIIGFIHTMSQMVLTVNLPFCGPNVIDNIFCDLPLVIKLACMETYTLELFVIADSGLLSFICFILLLASYIVILITVQQKSLGGLSKALSTLSAHMIVVTLFFGPCIFIYAWPFNSFSGNKVLAVFYTVFTPLLNPIIYTLRNQKMKEAMRKLQFQNVIST, via the coding sequence ATGGATCTTAAAAATGGATCTGTAGTGACTGAGTTTATCTTACTAGGATTTTCTGGACAATGGGAACTTcggattttcttctttgtaacatTCTCCTTAATCTACAGTGCTACTGTGTTGGGGAATGTTCTCATTATGGTCACAGTGACATTTAGTTCCACCCTTCATTCTCCCATGTACTTCCTCCTTGGAAACCTCTCTTTTTTGGACATGTGTCTCTCCACAGTCACCACACCCAAGATGATCACAGACTTACTCAGTGAACACAAGATCATCTCCATATGGGGCTGCATGACTCAGATGTTCTTTATGCACTTCTTTGGGGGTGCTGAGATGACTCTTTTGATAGCTATGGCTTTTGACAGATATGTAGCCATATGTAAACCCCTGCACTACAGGAAAATCATGAGCCACAGGCTGTTGAGTGGGTTTATGATACTTTCATGGATAATTGGTTTTATACACACCATGAGCCAGATGGTATTAACAGTAAACTTGCCTTTCTGTGGCCCCAATGTCATAGACAATATATTTTGTGACCTTCCCCTTGTGATTAAGCTTGCTTGTATGGAAACGTATACCCTGGAATTATTTGTCATTGCTGATAGTGGGCTGCTCTCATTCATCTGTTTCATCCTCCTTCTTGCCTCCTACATTGTCATCCTGATCACCGTGCAACAAAAATCATTGGGAGGTCTCTCCAAGGCACTGTCCACACTGTCTGCACACATGATTGTGGTCACTCTGTTCTTTGGACCTTGTATTTTTATCTATGCCTGGCCATTCAATAGCTTCTCAGGAAATAAAGTCCTTGCTGTATTTTACACTGTTTTCACACCCTTACTAAATCCTATTATTTATACCctgagaaatcagaaaatgaaagaggcCATGAGAAAATTACAGTTCCAAAATGTTATCTCCACATAG
- the LOC102968391 gene encoding olfactory receptor 4K13-like: MPTTKQMEKQNHSMVSEFILLGLTEFRELQLCLFLFFSIIYVVTVLGNLMIIFVVKLDPQLHSPMYFLLANLSFIDMSLASFATPKMICNLISEYKAISYKGCMAQMFFLHLLGGSEMMLLVAMAIDRFIAICKPLHYKNIMNHHVCIGLALLSWTTGFVHTMSQMVFTVTLPFCGPNVVDSFFCDLPQVIRLACTDTYMLELLVIAFSGLLALFCFTFLFISYSIILITVRPRSSTGSSKALSTLSAHITVVVLFFGPCIFIYIWPFSKISIDKILSVFYTIFTPLLNPIIYTFRNKDMRKAIRKIKKKHVSPRSTF, translated from the coding sequence ATGCCAACAACCaaacaaatggagaaacaaaatcatTCCATGGTGTCTGAGTTTATTTTGCTGGGCCTCACAGAGTTTCGTGAGTTACagctttgcttatttttgtttttttccattatctATGTAGTCACTGTGTTAGGTAACCTCATGATTATCTTTGTAGTAAAACTGGACCCTCAATTACACTCTCCCATGTACTTCCTGCTGGCCAACCTCTCCTTTATTGATATGTCCCTGGCCTCCTTTGCTACTCCTAAAATGATCTGTAACCTAATTAGTGAATATAAGGCTATCTCCTATAAAGGCTGCATGGCCCAGATGTTCTTCCTTCACCTTTTAGGTGGAAGTGAGATGATGTTGCTTGTAGCCATGGCAATTGATAGATTCATTGCTATTTGCAAACCTCTCCATTACAAAAATATCATGAACCATCATGTTTGCATTGGACTTGCACTTCTTTCCTGGACCACTGGTTTTGTACACACTATGAGCCAAATGGTGTTCACAGTGACTTTACCATTCTGTGGTCCCAATGTTGTGGATAGTTTTTTTTGTGATCTGCCTCAGGTCATCAGACTTGCCTGCACTGACACTTACATGCTGGAGCTATTGGTCATTGCATTCAGTGGACTACTCGCTTTGTTCTGTTTCACCTTTCTGTTCATCTCCTATAGCATCATTCTAATTACTGTCCGGCCTCGCTCCTCCACCGGGTCTTCCAAGGCTTTGTCCACTCTCTCAGCCCACATTACAGTGGTGGTGCTGTTCTTTGGACCTTGCATCTTTATCTACATATGGCCATTCAGCAAGATCTCCATAGATAAGATCCTTTCTGTGTTTTACACCATTTTTACTCCCCTTTTAAATCCAATCATCTACACATTCAGGAATAAAGACATGagaaaagcaataagaaaaataaagaagaagcaTGTGAGTCCCAGATCGACCTTTTAA